A single Anopheles funestus chromosome 2RL, idAnoFuneDA-416_04, whole genome shotgun sequence DNA region contains:
- the LOC125763375 gene encoding probable phosphorylase b kinase regulatory subunit beta isoform X6: MSTMERHSTSVTPVARQPSLDDMNLDQFLKISNYEDTVKQLDIYYGIVKRQLLQFQSPITGLFPVLSTDREVGSIRDSVYCAAAIWSLYQAYRRIDDDRGKSYELGQSAVKCMRGILECWIKQAHRVEKFKSRQCAVNALHCKFHLDTGEEIYSDENYNHLQIDVVSIYLIFLVQMITSGLQIIYTQDEVAFVQNLVYYVERAYRTPDFGMWERGSKYNDGTPEIHASSIGMAKSALEAINGCNLFGEKGASWSVVYVDIDAHNRNRSIFETMLPRESSSKGVDASLLPTLSFPAFASHEERLVDMSKLNVVRRLKGKKGFKRFSRDGYLSRLEDKTRRYYHKGEIKDFEGYECEWPMFYTYMIIDGVFKNNLEQIEEYQMELRKCMHSDNNGDPVVSMCYAPDGDGMYTRASSQSLFLWGQSVFIIAQLLTAGLLHINELDPIRRYLPSYNRPRKGGRYSAFQGTATDLVVQIVLIAESMRLQAMMATYGIQTQTPHEVEPVQIWSSTQLINVYQQLGVNDKIGLTGRPPRPVGSLGTSKVYRICGMTVLCYPLIFEVSDFYLYRDMALLIDDIKTELQFVGKYWRLSGRPTVCLLIREEHMRDPQFKEMIDLLAMLKKGYCDDMKVRIGRLQNLISSSCIEHLDFMSTSDLPDVGDTAFAQIHHDYIGYQSLTDVPRAQSYREKKITAADYATRSTPDILEALRNTESIFLQCQLLGIILHREGAHYELAGESVHVRLTDLYYRAGTLRYWRAVRYCSSLLRHIVDSISPFITTLLVNGKQITVGVIGQRETIFDKPMTPSEIQNVMYSTVQPYDVIHAVLQQEVVLYCGRLIATNPDIFKGILKIRVGWVLEAMRLYLTMKGDEGADIENLSPFQIRQLLQRVLTVSQWANEDHFSTVQRRQLEGCLCRVPSSFYNLVWDVLERTPHGITVQGHNLPAMPTLTNKSRSELSFSLQVEEMLHQITQPERRQIAVELLCIVATILSRNPELRFQQVLDLDLLLEDSFAMYCKDHSLPPSKDISPLFSLSYSQTTGYLARAAVNSVLQRCALSTEDFADDVEDHCRVQ, encoded by the exons ATGTCGACGATGGAGCGCCACTCGAC TTCCGTTACGCCCGTTGCCCGGCAACCCAGTCTGGACGACATGAACCTGGACCAGTTCCTGAAGATTTCCAACTATGAGGACACGGTGAAACAGTTAGATATTTACTACGGCATCG TGAAACGACAGCTATTGCAATTTCAAAGTCCAATCACTGGCCTGTTCCCGGTGCTGAGCACGGATCGGGAGGTGGGCAGCATACGGGATAGTGTGTATTGTGCTGCGGCGATCTGGAGCCTTTATCAAGCGTACCGCCGAATCGACGATGATCGGGGTAAGAGCTATGAGCTGGGTCAGTCGGCGGTAAAGTGTATGCGCGGCATACTGGAGTGCTGGATCAAGCAGGCCCATCGGGTGGAAAAGTTCAAATCGCGCCAGTGTGCCGTCAATGCGCTGCATTGCAAGTTCCATCTGGATACGGGGGAGGAAATATATTCCGATGAAAACTACAATCACCTACAGATCGATGTCGTTTCGATCTATCTCATCTTTCTGGTGCAAATGATAACGTCCGGGCTACAGATCATCTACACGCAGGATGAGGTTGCGTTCGTGCAGAATTTGGTGTACTACGTCGAGCGAGCGTACCGTACGCCGGACTTTGGCATGTGGGAACGAGGCTCGAAGTATAACGATGGCACACCCGAAATCCATGCGTCCTCGATCGGAATGGCAAAATCGGCATTGGAAGCGATCAACGGATGCAATCTGTTCGGCGAGAAGGGTGCCTCGTGGAGCGTCGTTTACGTGGACATTGACGCGCACAACCGCAACCGTAGCATCTTTGAAACGATGCTACCCCGAGAGTCGAGTTCGAAAGGTGTGGACGCATCGCTGCTACCTACACTTTCTTTTCCGGCGTTTGCATCCCACGAGGAACGGCTAGTGGACATGAGCAAGCTGAACGTGGTGCGACGGTTGAAGGGTAAAAAGGGCTTCAAACGGTTTAGTCGGGATGGATATCTGTCCAGACTGGAAGATAAAACGCGACGCTACTATCATAAAGGAGAAATTAAGGACTTTGAAGGGTACGAGTGTGAGTGGCCCATGTTCTACACGTACATGATCATCGACGGGGTGTTTAAGAACAACCTAGAGCAGATAGAAGAGTATCAGATGGAGCTACGCAAGTGTATGCACTCGGACAATAATGGTG ATCCAGTCGTATCGATGTGCTATGCTCCGGACGGTGACGGAATGTATACGCGTGCCTCCTCACAGTCCCTTTTCCTGTGGGGTCAATCGGTGTTTATCATTGCACAGCTGCTAACCGCTGGTTTGCTGCATATTAACGAGCTGGACCCGATCCGGCGATACTTGCCCTCGTACAATCGGCCACGGAAAGGTGGCCGCTATTCAGCCTTTCAG ggtacaGCAACCGATCTGGTAGTGCAAATTGTGCTAATTGCCGAATCGATGCGCCTGCAAGCCATGATGGCGACGTACGGTATTCAAACCCAGACACCACATGAG GTTGAACCCGTCCAAATCTGGTCCTCCACTCAACTGATCAATGTGTACCAGCAGCTGGGTGTGAATGATAAAATTGGCCTTACTGGACGCCCTCCGCGTCCCGTTGGTTCGCTAGGTACGAGCAAGGTGTACCGTATCTGCGGCATGACCGTCCTGTGCTATCCGCTCATCTTTGAAGTGTCCGACTTCTACCTCTACCGTGACATGGCTCTGCTTATTGATGACATAAAGACGGAGCTGCAATTCGTAGGCAAGTACTGGCGCTTGTCCGGTCGACCAACCGTTTGTCTGCTGATTCGCGAAGAGCACATGCGTGATCCACAGTTCAAGGAGATGATTGATCTGCTGGCAATGCTAAAGAAGGGTTATTGTGACGATATGAAGGTACGGATCGGTCGGTTGCAGAATCTTATCTCCAGTTCCTGTATCGAGCATCTCGATTTTATGTCCACCTCCGACCTACCGGATGTGGGCGATACGGCATTTGCGCAGATACATCATGATTATATTGGCTACCAAAGCTTAACGGACGTGCCCCGTGCACAGTCGTATCGCGAGAAAAAGATAACGGCTGCAGACTATGCGACACGCTCGACACCGGACATTCTCGAAGCGTTACGCAACACGGAGTCGATCTTCCTACAGTGCCAGCTGCTCGGTATTATCCTCCACCGCGAAGGTGCTCACTACGAACTGGCGGGTGAATCAGTACACGTGCGGCTAACCGATCTGTACTACCGGGCCGGTACGTTGCGGTATTGGCGTGCGGTTCGCTACTGCAGTTCACTGCTGCGCCACATTGTAGATTCGATTTCACCTTTCATCACAACGTTGCTGGTAAATGGGAAACAAATTACGGTCGGTGTAATTGGTCAGCGGGAGACAATCTTTGACAAACCGATGACACCATCCGAGATTCAGAACGTGATGTACTCGACCGTACAGCCGTACGACGTGATCCATGCTGTATTGCAGCAAGAAGTGGTACTGTACTGTGGCCGATTGATTGCAACGAATCCGGACATTTTTAAGGGCATTCTAAAGATCCGAGTCGGCTGGGTGCTGGAAGCGATGCGACTCTACCTCACAATGAAGGGCGATGAAGGGGCGGACATTGAAAATTTGTCACCGTTCCAAATCCGACAACTGTTGCAACGGGTACTTACCGTGAGCCAGTGGGCGAATGAGGATCA CTTCAGCACGGTGCAGCGTCGTCAGTTGGAAGGATGTTTGTGTCGCGTCCCGAGCTCGTTCTACAATCTGGTCTGGGATGTGCTGGAGCGTACACCACATGGAATTACCGTACAGGGACACAATTTACCCGCCATGCCAACGCTCACGAACAAAAGTCGCAGTGAGCTGTCGTTTTCGCTGCAGGTTGAGGAAATGCTGCACCAAATCACGCAACCCGAACGACGCCAGATAGCCGTCGAGCTGCTGTGCATTGTCGCGACTATCCTAAGCCGTAATCCGGAACTACGCTTCCAGCAGGTGCTCGATCTTGATCTGCTCCTGGAAGATTCGTTTGCGATGTACTGCAAAGACCATAGTTTGCCACCGAGCAAAGACATTTCGCCGCTGTTTTCGCTTTCGTACTCACAAACCACCGGCTATCTGGCTCGTGCCGCAGTTAACAGTGTGCTACAACGGTGCGCTCTCTCCACAGAGGACTTTGCCGATGACGTTGAGGATCATTGCCGTGTGCAGTAG
- the LOC125763375 gene encoding probable phosphorylase b kinase regulatory subunit beta isoform X1, whose product MSTMERHSTSVTPVARQPSLDDMNLDQFLKISNYEDTVKQLDIYYGIVKRQLLQFQSPITGLFPVLSTDREVGSIRDSVYCAAAIWSLYQAYRRIDDDRGKSYELGQSAVKCMRGILECWIKQAHRVEKFKSRQCAVNALHCKFHLDTGEEIYSDENYNHLQIDVVSIYLIFLVQMITSGLQIIYTQDEVAFVQNLVYYVERAYRTPDFGMWERGSKYNDGTPEIHASSIGMAKSALEAINGCNLFGEKGASWSVVYVDIDAHNRNRSIFETMLPRESSSKGVDASLLPTLSFPAFASHEERLVDMSKLNVVRRLKGKKGFKRFSRDGYLSRLEDKTRRYYHKGEIKDFEGYECEWPMFYTYMIIDGVFKNNLEQIEEYQMELRKCMHSDNNGDPVVSMCYAPDGDGMYTRASSQSLFLWGQSVFIIAQLLTAGLLHINELDPIRRYLPSYNRPRKGGRYSAFQAKPGIRTKIGSALAMHRPVTPPHIEERQDQMSDSSSEPARGTATDLVVQIVLIAESMRLQAMMATYGIQTQTPHEVEPVQIWSSTQLINVYQQLGVNDKIGLTGRPPRPVGSLGTSKVYRICGMTVLCYPLIFEVSDFYLYRDMALLIDDIKTELQFVGKYWRLSGRPTVCLLIREEHMRDPQFKEMIDLLAMLKKGYCDDMKVRIGRLQNLISSSCIEHLDFMSTSDLPDVGDTAFAQIHHDYIGYQSLTDVPRAQSYREKKITAADYATRSTPDILEALRNTESIFLQCQLLGIILHREGAHYELAGESVHVRLTDLYYRAGTLRYWRAVRYCSSLLRHIVDSISPFITTLLVNGKQITVGVIGQRETIFDKPMTPSEIQNVMYSTVQPYDVIHAVLQQEVVLYCGRLIATNPDIFKGILKIRVGWVLEAMRLYLTMKGDEGADIENLSPFQIRQLLQRVLTVSQWANEDHFSTVQRRQLEGCLCRVPSSFYNLVWDVLERTPHGITVQGHNLPAMPTLTNKSRSELSFSLQVEEMLHQITQPERRQIAVELLCIVATILSRNPELRFQQVLDLDLLLEDSFAMYCKDHSLPPSKDISPLFSLSYSQTTGYLARAAVNSVLQRCALSTEDFADDVEDHCRVQ is encoded by the exons ATGTCGACGATGGAGCGCCACTCGAC TTCCGTTACGCCCGTTGCCCGGCAACCCAGTCTGGACGACATGAACCTGGACCAGTTCCTGAAGATTTCCAACTATGAGGACACGGTGAAACAGTTAGATATTTACTACGGCATCG TGAAACGACAGCTATTGCAATTTCAAAGTCCAATCACTGGCCTGTTCCCGGTGCTGAGCACGGATCGGGAGGTGGGCAGCATACGGGATAGTGTGTATTGTGCTGCGGCGATCTGGAGCCTTTATCAAGCGTACCGCCGAATCGACGATGATCGGGGTAAGAGCTATGAGCTGGGTCAGTCGGCGGTAAAGTGTATGCGCGGCATACTGGAGTGCTGGATCAAGCAGGCCCATCGGGTGGAAAAGTTCAAATCGCGCCAGTGTGCCGTCAATGCGCTGCATTGCAAGTTCCATCTGGATACGGGGGAGGAAATATATTCCGATGAAAACTACAATCACCTACAGATCGATGTCGTTTCGATCTATCTCATCTTTCTGGTGCAAATGATAACGTCCGGGCTACAGATCATCTACACGCAGGATGAGGTTGCGTTCGTGCAGAATTTGGTGTACTACGTCGAGCGAGCGTACCGTACGCCGGACTTTGGCATGTGGGAACGAGGCTCGAAGTATAACGATGGCACACCCGAAATCCATGCGTCCTCGATCGGAATGGCAAAATCGGCATTGGAAGCGATCAACGGATGCAATCTGTTCGGCGAGAAGGGTGCCTCGTGGAGCGTCGTTTACGTGGACATTGACGCGCACAACCGCAACCGTAGCATCTTTGAAACGATGCTACCCCGAGAGTCGAGTTCGAAAGGTGTGGACGCATCGCTGCTACCTACACTTTCTTTTCCGGCGTTTGCATCCCACGAGGAACGGCTAGTGGACATGAGCAAGCTGAACGTGGTGCGACGGTTGAAGGGTAAAAAGGGCTTCAAACGGTTTAGTCGGGATGGATATCTGTCCAGACTGGAAGATAAAACGCGACGCTACTATCATAAAGGAGAAATTAAGGACTTTGAAGGGTACGAGTGTGAGTGGCCCATGTTCTACACGTACATGATCATCGACGGGGTGTTTAAGAACAACCTAGAGCAGATAGAAGAGTATCAGATGGAGCTACGCAAGTGTATGCACTCGGACAATAATGGTG ATCCAGTCGTATCGATGTGCTATGCTCCGGACGGTGACGGAATGTATACGCGTGCCTCCTCACAGTCCCTTTTCCTGTGGGGTCAATCGGTGTTTATCATTGCACAGCTGCTAACCGCTGGTTTGCTGCATATTAACGAGCTGGACCCGATCCGGCGATACTTGCCCTCGTACAATCGGCCACGGAAAGGTGGCCGCTATTCAGCCTTTCAG GCGAAACCGGGAATT CGTACAAAAATCGGAAGT GCCCTAGCCATGCATCGGCCTGTAACGCCACCGCATATTGAAGAGCGTCAGGATCAAATGTCGGATTCATCCAGCGAACCAGCGAGA ggtacaGCAACCGATCTGGTAGTGCAAATTGTGCTAATTGCCGAATCGATGCGCCTGCAAGCCATGATGGCGACGTACGGTATTCAAACCCAGACACCACATGAG GTTGAACCCGTCCAAATCTGGTCCTCCACTCAACTGATCAATGTGTACCAGCAGCTGGGTGTGAATGATAAAATTGGCCTTACTGGACGCCCTCCGCGTCCCGTTGGTTCGCTAGGTACGAGCAAGGTGTACCGTATCTGCGGCATGACCGTCCTGTGCTATCCGCTCATCTTTGAAGTGTCCGACTTCTACCTCTACCGTGACATGGCTCTGCTTATTGATGACATAAAGACGGAGCTGCAATTCGTAGGCAAGTACTGGCGCTTGTCCGGTCGACCAACCGTTTGTCTGCTGATTCGCGAAGAGCACATGCGTGATCCACAGTTCAAGGAGATGATTGATCTGCTGGCAATGCTAAAGAAGGGTTATTGTGACGATATGAAGGTACGGATCGGTCGGTTGCAGAATCTTATCTCCAGTTCCTGTATCGAGCATCTCGATTTTATGTCCACCTCCGACCTACCGGATGTGGGCGATACGGCATTTGCGCAGATACATCATGATTATATTGGCTACCAAAGCTTAACGGACGTGCCCCGTGCACAGTCGTATCGCGAGAAAAAGATAACGGCTGCAGACTATGCGACACGCTCGACACCGGACATTCTCGAAGCGTTACGCAACACGGAGTCGATCTTCCTACAGTGCCAGCTGCTCGGTATTATCCTCCACCGCGAAGGTGCTCACTACGAACTGGCGGGTGAATCAGTACACGTGCGGCTAACCGATCTGTACTACCGGGCCGGTACGTTGCGGTATTGGCGTGCGGTTCGCTACTGCAGTTCACTGCTGCGCCACATTGTAGATTCGATTTCACCTTTCATCACAACGTTGCTGGTAAATGGGAAACAAATTACGGTCGGTGTAATTGGTCAGCGGGAGACAATCTTTGACAAACCGATGACACCATCCGAGATTCAGAACGTGATGTACTCGACCGTACAGCCGTACGACGTGATCCATGCTGTATTGCAGCAAGAAGTGGTACTGTACTGTGGCCGATTGATTGCAACGAATCCGGACATTTTTAAGGGCATTCTAAAGATCCGAGTCGGCTGGGTGCTGGAAGCGATGCGACTCTACCTCACAATGAAGGGCGATGAAGGGGCGGACATTGAAAATTTGTCACCGTTCCAAATCCGACAACTGTTGCAACGGGTACTTACCGTGAGCCAGTGGGCGAATGAGGATCA CTTCAGCACGGTGCAGCGTCGTCAGTTGGAAGGATGTTTGTGTCGCGTCCCGAGCTCGTTCTACAATCTGGTCTGGGATGTGCTGGAGCGTACACCACATGGAATTACCGTACAGGGACACAATTTACCCGCCATGCCAACGCTCACGAACAAAAGTCGCAGTGAGCTGTCGTTTTCGCTGCAGGTTGAGGAAATGCTGCACCAAATCACGCAACCCGAACGACGCCAGATAGCCGTCGAGCTGCTGTGCATTGTCGCGACTATCCTAAGCCGTAATCCGGAACTACGCTTCCAGCAGGTGCTCGATCTTGATCTGCTCCTGGAAGATTCGTTTGCGATGTACTGCAAAGACCATAGTTTGCCACCGAGCAAAGACATTTCGCCGCTGTTTTCGCTTTCGTACTCACAAACCACCGGCTATCTGGCTCGTGCCGCAGTTAACAGTGTGCTACAACGGTGCGCTCTCTCCACAGAGGACTTTGCCGATGACGTTGAGGATCATTGCCGTGTGCAGTAG
- the LOC125763375 gene encoding probable phosphorylase b kinase regulatory subunit beta isoform X2: MSTMERHSTSVTPVARQPSLDDMNLDQFLKISNYEDTVKQLDIYYGIVKRQLLQFQSPITGLFPVLSTDREVGSIRDSVYCAAAIWSLYQAYRRIDDDRGKSYELGQSAVKCMRGILECWIKQAHRVEKFKSRQCAVNALHCKFHLDTGEEIYSDENYNHLQIDVVSIYLIFLVQMITSGLQIIYTQDEVAFVQNLVYYVERAYRTPDFGMWERGSKYNDGTPEIHASSIGMAKSALEAINGCNLFGEKGASWSVVYVDIDAHNRNRSIFETMLPRESSSKGVDASLLPTLSFPAFASHEERLVDMSKLNVVRRLKGKKGFKRFSRDGYLSRLEDKTRRYYHKGEIKDFEGYECEWPMFYTYMIIDGVFKNNLEQIEEYQMELRKCMHSDNNGDPVVSMCYAPDGDGMYTRASSQSLFLWGQSVFIIAQLLTAGLLHINELDPIRRYLPSYNRPRKGGRYSAFQRTKIGSALAMHRPVTPPHIEERQDQMSDSSSEPARGTATDLVVQIVLIAESMRLQAMMATYGIQTQTPHEVEPVQIWSSTQLINVYQQLGVNDKIGLTGRPPRPVGSLGTSKVYRICGMTVLCYPLIFEVSDFYLYRDMALLIDDIKTELQFVGKYWRLSGRPTVCLLIREEHMRDPQFKEMIDLLAMLKKGYCDDMKVRIGRLQNLISSSCIEHLDFMSTSDLPDVGDTAFAQIHHDYIGYQSLTDVPRAQSYREKKITAADYATRSTPDILEALRNTESIFLQCQLLGIILHREGAHYELAGESVHVRLTDLYYRAGTLRYWRAVRYCSSLLRHIVDSISPFITTLLVNGKQITVGVIGQRETIFDKPMTPSEIQNVMYSTVQPYDVIHAVLQQEVVLYCGRLIATNPDIFKGILKIRVGWVLEAMRLYLTMKGDEGADIENLSPFQIRQLLQRVLTVSQWANEDHFSTVQRRQLEGCLCRVPSSFYNLVWDVLERTPHGITVQGHNLPAMPTLTNKSRSELSFSLQVEEMLHQITQPERRQIAVELLCIVATILSRNPELRFQQVLDLDLLLEDSFAMYCKDHSLPPSKDISPLFSLSYSQTTGYLARAAVNSVLQRCALSTEDFADDVEDHCRVQ; the protein is encoded by the exons ATGTCGACGATGGAGCGCCACTCGAC TTCCGTTACGCCCGTTGCCCGGCAACCCAGTCTGGACGACATGAACCTGGACCAGTTCCTGAAGATTTCCAACTATGAGGACACGGTGAAACAGTTAGATATTTACTACGGCATCG TGAAACGACAGCTATTGCAATTTCAAAGTCCAATCACTGGCCTGTTCCCGGTGCTGAGCACGGATCGGGAGGTGGGCAGCATACGGGATAGTGTGTATTGTGCTGCGGCGATCTGGAGCCTTTATCAAGCGTACCGCCGAATCGACGATGATCGGGGTAAGAGCTATGAGCTGGGTCAGTCGGCGGTAAAGTGTATGCGCGGCATACTGGAGTGCTGGATCAAGCAGGCCCATCGGGTGGAAAAGTTCAAATCGCGCCAGTGTGCCGTCAATGCGCTGCATTGCAAGTTCCATCTGGATACGGGGGAGGAAATATATTCCGATGAAAACTACAATCACCTACAGATCGATGTCGTTTCGATCTATCTCATCTTTCTGGTGCAAATGATAACGTCCGGGCTACAGATCATCTACACGCAGGATGAGGTTGCGTTCGTGCAGAATTTGGTGTACTACGTCGAGCGAGCGTACCGTACGCCGGACTTTGGCATGTGGGAACGAGGCTCGAAGTATAACGATGGCACACCCGAAATCCATGCGTCCTCGATCGGAATGGCAAAATCGGCATTGGAAGCGATCAACGGATGCAATCTGTTCGGCGAGAAGGGTGCCTCGTGGAGCGTCGTTTACGTGGACATTGACGCGCACAACCGCAACCGTAGCATCTTTGAAACGATGCTACCCCGAGAGTCGAGTTCGAAAGGTGTGGACGCATCGCTGCTACCTACACTTTCTTTTCCGGCGTTTGCATCCCACGAGGAACGGCTAGTGGACATGAGCAAGCTGAACGTGGTGCGACGGTTGAAGGGTAAAAAGGGCTTCAAACGGTTTAGTCGGGATGGATATCTGTCCAGACTGGAAGATAAAACGCGACGCTACTATCATAAAGGAGAAATTAAGGACTTTGAAGGGTACGAGTGTGAGTGGCCCATGTTCTACACGTACATGATCATCGACGGGGTGTTTAAGAACAACCTAGAGCAGATAGAAGAGTATCAGATGGAGCTACGCAAGTGTATGCACTCGGACAATAATGGTG ATCCAGTCGTATCGATGTGCTATGCTCCGGACGGTGACGGAATGTATACGCGTGCCTCCTCACAGTCCCTTTTCCTGTGGGGTCAATCGGTGTTTATCATTGCACAGCTGCTAACCGCTGGTTTGCTGCATATTAACGAGCTGGACCCGATCCGGCGATACTTGCCCTCGTACAATCGGCCACGGAAAGGTGGCCGCTATTCAGCCTTTCAG CGTACAAAAATCGGAAGT GCCCTAGCCATGCATCGGCCTGTAACGCCACCGCATATTGAAGAGCGTCAGGATCAAATGTCGGATTCATCCAGCGAACCAGCGAGA ggtacaGCAACCGATCTGGTAGTGCAAATTGTGCTAATTGCCGAATCGATGCGCCTGCAAGCCATGATGGCGACGTACGGTATTCAAACCCAGACACCACATGAG GTTGAACCCGTCCAAATCTGGTCCTCCACTCAACTGATCAATGTGTACCAGCAGCTGGGTGTGAATGATAAAATTGGCCTTACTGGACGCCCTCCGCGTCCCGTTGGTTCGCTAGGTACGAGCAAGGTGTACCGTATCTGCGGCATGACCGTCCTGTGCTATCCGCTCATCTTTGAAGTGTCCGACTTCTACCTCTACCGTGACATGGCTCTGCTTATTGATGACATAAAGACGGAGCTGCAATTCGTAGGCAAGTACTGGCGCTTGTCCGGTCGACCAACCGTTTGTCTGCTGATTCGCGAAGAGCACATGCGTGATCCACAGTTCAAGGAGATGATTGATCTGCTGGCAATGCTAAAGAAGGGTTATTGTGACGATATGAAGGTACGGATCGGTCGGTTGCAGAATCTTATCTCCAGTTCCTGTATCGAGCATCTCGATTTTATGTCCACCTCCGACCTACCGGATGTGGGCGATACGGCATTTGCGCAGATACATCATGATTATATTGGCTACCAAAGCTTAACGGACGTGCCCCGTGCACAGTCGTATCGCGAGAAAAAGATAACGGCTGCAGACTATGCGACACGCTCGACACCGGACATTCTCGAAGCGTTACGCAACACGGAGTCGATCTTCCTACAGTGCCAGCTGCTCGGTATTATCCTCCACCGCGAAGGTGCTCACTACGAACTGGCGGGTGAATCAGTACACGTGCGGCTAACCGATCTGTACTACCGGGCCGGTACGTTGCGGTATTGGCGTGCGGTTCGCTACTGCAGTTCACTGCTGCGCCACATTGTAGATTCGATTTCACCTTTCATCACAACGTTGCTGGTAAATGGGAAACAAATTACGGTCGGTGTAATTGGTCAGCGGGAGACAATCTTTGACAAACCGATGACACCATCCGAGATTCAGAACGTGATGTACTCGACCGTACAGCCGTACGACGTGATCCATGCTGTATTGCAGCAAGAAGTGGTACTGTACTGTGGCCGATTGATTGCAACGAATCCGGACATTTTTAAGGGCATTCTAAAGATCCGAGTCGGCTGGGTGCTGGAAGCGATGCGACTCTACCTCACAATGAAGGGCGATGAAGGGGCGGACATTGAAAATTTGTCACCGTTCCAAATCCGACAACTGTTGCAACGGGTACTTACCGTGAGCCAGTGGGCGAATGAGGATCA CTTCAGCACGGTGCAGCGTCGTCAGTTGGAAGGATGTTTGTGTCGCGTCCCGAGCTCGTTCTACAATCTGGTCTGGGATGTGCTGGAGCGTACACCACATGGAATTACCGTACAGGGACACAATTTACCCGCCATGCCAACGCTCACGAACAAAAGTCGCAGTGAGCTGTCGTTTTCGCTGCAGGTTGAGGAAATGCTGCACCAAATCACGCAACCCGAACGACGCCAGATAGCCGTCGAGCTGCTGTGCATTGTCGCGACTATCCTAAGCCGTAATCCGGAACTACGCTTCCAGCAGGTGCTCGATCTTGATCTGCTCCTGGAAGATTCGTTTGCGATGTACTGCAAAGACCATAGTTTGCCACCGAGCAAAGACATTTCGCCGCTGTTTTCGCTTTCGTACTCACAAACCACCGGCTATCTGGCTCGTGCCGCAGTTAACAGTGTGCTACAACGGTGCGCTCTCTCCACAGAGGACTTTGCCGATGACGTTGAGGATCATTGCCGTGTGCAGTAG